DNA from Cotesia glomerata isolate CgM1 linkage group LG10, MPM_Cglom_v2.3, whole genome shotgun sequence:
TTCCGGCGCAATTACACCAAGAGCGACGCCGTTCCTCCTTGGATGACAACAATCCCTTTACAGgacggcaagtaagtatatctaaaaagataacttactccCAACAACAGCTAGAAGCGGTAAATGAAGATCTCCGTGCAAACATCCTGGAGGATTCCACCCTGCTCACTTTGAACCAGGTTGTGTATGGTGCAGCAGATTCGGCTTTTCCGAGAGAGAGACATTGTCTCTCGATCGAGGCAAGGTTGAGACAGCGCATCTCACAACTTGGactcaaaattgacagatcccggaaacaggtctcccgcattcagtgtgtgattgagtttgaaacaactcaaagagcatacacgccccgaactcggcgcattgctgctgaacttcggtggcgtcatcacacactgaataagagtactcttcttgtcatcaaggaagagtctctcaataaattgcgggctctagtgactgccaaaaagtcactagagaaaaggctgaagcggttggtcgacaactcgttgtttcgatccagcccttcacgctttctgacatcaaagaccgatgttaccgggaattatccaacacctgagcgggtggaagctttttggactgagttgtatggagatcaaccaaacgtGAACGCCAATACTCCGGCTCTGCACGACTTTAAAGCATTCTGTCGGGAACACCGTAGacagaatgctgatgaagagagccctgcagtcagtgtgaatgaagttcgttcagctctaaatggcagcaaaattgggctgccccgggaccagatggcataaatgtcttttggtggaagaagtttacttctacccacctccatctggcccgtatatttacatcgtacattagagctgacgaaccgattccagactggctcgtggaagggcgaaccgtactgataccaaaaaaaggtgacttgtctgacccaaagaattacaggcctatcacctgcttgaatgcggtttataaaatttttacaaaaattttaaacaaccgtattttgcaggagatagaacctgtatggcaacagatatatgaacagcgtggcagcaaaagaggcctgtcaggttgcaaagtgaacttgatagttgatcgatgtgtcacacaagatgcgatctactatcaccgcaacctgtcaatggcctggatcgactatcgcaaggcatttgactcaacttctcatgagttgattttatatctcctcaaatgcctgggggtcaatcctgaaatagtggaatgcattcggcgtacaatgcagctctggcgaacgcgttttcacattggaagtggaaacgcattgcacataaccggagttgtagagtacaaacgaggggtcttccaaggtGATTCCTTAAGCCCTTtgctgttttgcatctcactgctgcctatatctattgctctccgtaaaactcgtgggtactctgtggggcctccgggtgatcgaaaatactcgattacccatctgctttatatggatgacctgaagctgtatagtgctgatgaagatcatctacaggcggcttttaacatcgtagcagagtacacgcgggatgtcggaatgtcttttgggttggacaagtgtgcggtcgtacatctggcgaggggtaagtgctctgttacgggtgatgatgtcgagttggtagatgggagcgttttaagacaattagatgccggagagttgtatagatatctaggaatggaagagcaccgcatgcatgcggtctccgaagtccaagcaactctccgtagcgagtatgttaggagactccggaaaatctggtcctccgaactttccggcaaaaataaagtctccgctactaacacgctcgctgtcccagtcttactatactctttcggtgtcttaaaatgggcccgaaaggatctgcgagatctcgacatcagaacccgtaagactatcaacatgaaccggagcatgcaccccaattcatcagtcgccagattatacctctcccggtcgatcggtgggagaggcttgcagagcttggagcggcttcacgatcgtttagtcctgggtttaacacacgaagttgtcaatttcactgcagatgaggatgactttcttatgcaaattgttcataaacatgagaatgcgcataaggggtcgttcttgtataaggcagctatatatgcagcaagaacccttggtcttgaaggagagataaacgctcttatggaactccgaaaggaggaattcaagagcgtcatcaggaacgccgaggaaaaactactcctaggcgaactgatggacaagtccatgcacagcgtgttcttcaaacacgtgcgtgatcatggcttgtccacccagctgacgttttccttcttaaagtcagctggcctgatgtccgagactggagggttcatatttgcctgccaagatggtgtcattaacactctagagtaccgtagcaaggtgctccaggtgcagctccCGGACACGTCATGTAAGATGTGTAAACAACATCCGGAGACGCTCATGCACCTTTTGTCGGCATGTCCTGTGTTGGCGAGAGGTACAtatatccagcgtcacaacgctgccctgagagtactgtactactatcttcgtcattactacggtattgatatgacaccagtgctgccttatctgccaggagatattccccaggttgttgagaatgacagttgcaaaatttattggaacatgccgtttgcaacaactcggcggatcgatcacaacaaacctgatattgtgctcttcgacaaggctactcgtgacatttatgtcattcagttctcggccccggctgaatacaacatctcagccaaagaagagcacaaaagacagatatatcaggatctcctgtttgaaattggcaaactttaccgaggttaccgtgtcaagctcgtcgtcctgattgttggcgtcctcggagggatgaaacagtctcttgtatcctcacttgccagagttccagcttgctcatcaaaagctgaattcttggcggtcaggatgcagaaggctgtcatactaggttccctccgtctacttaggaaaatgactttggcctgctgtgatcactaactgccttgttgtgcggagtggtccagcagtaatggatgaagctcaggctgggccctcggagaatcggactccggggacaaccccccctgagcatttaataacataataataataataataataataataataataataataataataataataataataataataataataataataataataataataataatagcaataataaattcattcaagacacacttttattatttctttatagaaaagtataaaaatagattttattataaatctttaagttatttttaatatttcatataataattatgaacgATTCCGCCACTTCTCTTTTCGTACGGCCATCCCTCACGTTCGCTGCTACGCCCTTTACAACGCCCTCTATTATTGCGATGACCTATACCACCTGCGAAGTGGCGACGACTGGATccagcttaaaaaaaagtgaatttaatcaattaaactggaatctaataattaatgttgtaGAGTGTTAAAAAACGTACAAGTTACAGTAGGTCCAACGGACGAATTTGGTCGCAGTTGCCACTGAGCTGCAATATCGTCAGCACTCTAGCCAGACGAAATATTTTGCGAGTTTCTCGGCACAAGTGGAAGATCTTCCAGTGGAACATTCGCTAGTGAATTTTCTGATGGATTAGCTGGCACATTTGCCGGTGGATTTGCTGGCGGATTAGCTGGCACGTTTGCTGGCTGATATCCTCGCGGATTGTCTGGAAAATTTGCTGGAATATTCTCTGGCGGATTCTCGAATAAATTTCCCGGTCGATTCTGTGGCAAATTTGCGGGTCGATTTGCTAGCTAATTTGCTTGCGGATTTGCTAGCCAAATTCCTGGTGGATTTGCCAGCCAATTTTCTGGTGAATTTGTTAGCCAATTCACTTGTGAATTTGCTGGCCAATTCACTTGTGAATTTGCCGGCCAATTCACTTGTGAATTTGCTGGCCAATTCACTTGTGAATTTCCTGGCCAATTCACTTGTGAATTTCCTGGCCAATTCACTTGTGAATTTGCTGGCGAATTCACTTATAAATTTGCTGGCAAATTTCCTGGTGGATTTGTCAGAAAATTTCCTGCTGAATTGAATATCAGGTTTGCTGGCAACTTTGCTTGAAAATTCGCATGCGGATTCTCTAGAAAATATCCTCGTGGATTTGCTGGTGGATTCTCAGGCATATGTCCTCGCAGATCGGCTGGCAGATTTGCTGGATTTTCTGGTGGATTTTCAAGCAAATTCGCTGTTGGATTTGCCAGCCGATTTGCTGGTAAATTCGCTGGCGGATTTGCTGGTAAATCCACTGGCGGATTTGGTGGCAAATCCACTGAAGGAAGCTCTGGTGGATTCTCTCGCTGATGTCCTGGGGGATTTGCTGGCAAATTCACTGGAGGAAGCTCTGGTGGATTCTCCCGCTGATGTCCTGCGGGATTTGCTGGCAAATTCACTGAAGGAAGCTCTGGTGGATTAGCTGGCAAATCCACTGGAGGAAGCTCTGGTGGATTCTCTCGCTGATGTCCTGAGGAATTTGCTGGCAAACCCACTGGAGGAAGCTCTGGTGGATTAGCTGGCGAATCCATTGGCAAATTTGCTGGTGGATTCTCTCGTTGATGTCCTGGGGAATTTTCAGCTGGATTTACTGGTGGCGGTGGTGATGGTGGAGGCATCATCAGAGCTGCACGTTCAGCTGCTTGTGGCATCATAGACGGGGCTGCAG
Protein-coding regions in this window:
- the LOC123273384 gene encoding vegetative cell wall protein gp1-like, with translation MADQRRRISQQELNNNFMQWVVGPNNHWARNFGFHYQLGHQQANRNVWYIPPPPVAPPAAPSMMPQAAERAALMMPPPSPPPPVNPAENSPGHQRENPPANLPMDSPANPPELPPVGLPANSSGHQRENPPELPPVDLPANPPELPSVNLPANPAGHQRENPPELPPVNLPANPPGHQRENPPELPSVDLPPNPPVDLPANPPANLPANRLANPTANLLENPPENPANLPADLRGHMPENPPANPRGYFLENPHANFQAKLPANLIFNSAGNFLTNPPGNLPANL